The sequence gggtcccatgcgGCGCTCACCCCCGGCTCCACCGGCACCGACGTCTTGGCGCCCAGGTTGATGGTTCGGCCGTCGCGGCGCAGCAGCAGGTTGAGCCCCGGGGCGCCAGGGCCGCCCCCTGCCCGGGAGAGGGGGGTCAGGGGGgcaacggggggggggggggggttgtgggaGGTTCTGGGGGGTCCCCGCTCACCTCGCAGGCCGTAGGGGCGGACGGCGCGGCGCTCGCTCAGCACCGACAGCACCACGTCCTCGCGGAAGAGCAGCTCCCGGATCACCCCGTCACCCCCCCGGCagcgccccgcgccccccgaGCCCCGCCGCAGCTCGAAGCGCTGCAGGACCACGGGGtacctggggcggggggtgacgGGGTCAGTCCCGGGGgggccccagcagccccccgcgccccccgccccggcacccACCGCTGCTCCAGGATCTCGGGGTCGGTGATGCGGGTGTTGGTCATGTGGGTGTGGACCCCGCTGCGGCCGTGCCAGCGCGGGCcggcccccgcgccccccgccaCCGTTTCGTAGTAGCCCACCCGCTCGTTCCCGAAGGTGACGTTGTTCATGCAGCCCTGAGGGCacaggggagggcagggggtggcGGCTGGGGGGGCCCCAAAACCCCCAGCCATGGAGTCcaacccctgggacccccccgcaccccaacCTCCAACAGCCCCCACCCCCTGGAACCCCTGACCCTtgggacccccagcaccctgggacCCCTGACCCCCCAGAACCCCAATCCCCTGGGATCCCTGAACCCCAGGCCCCCCGATCCCCTGgaacccccagcacccctgacccccgggacccccaatcccccaggacccccagcaccTGGGATCCCCAGGACATCCGGCACCTCAGGACCCCTGACCCCTGGGACCTCcgacccccagcaccccagggcccccaaCCCTTGGCCCCCAGGACCCCTGACCCCTggcaccccaggacccccaacCACCAAGACCCCAGACCCCTGGGACCCCAgacccccccgggacccctgGCACCCCAGGACCCCTGGGACCCCTGACTCCTGGCACCCTGGGACCCCagacccccaagacccccaggATCCCAGACCCGCCCCCCAGGACCCCCggcaccccaggaccccccgtCACCCTGGTCCCTACCTGGGAGGCGGCGCAGACGCCGAAGGCCCTGAAGATGACGTCCACCACGCGCTGGGAGGTCAGCACGTTGCCCCCCACCACGGCGGCCTCGGGCGAGGGGTCCAGGATGGAGCCCTTGGGGATGAGCACCCGCACGGgggccaggcagccctgggggggcaGGCGGCCCGTCGGCCCCCGCACggatcctgcagccccccgagccccccgccttcctgccctggggggggagcaggggcccaggagccccccaccccaggggagcagggtgccagacccccctgccccaggggaTTGGGgtcccaggaccccccccaccccaaaggaTCAGGGTCCCAgacccctctgccccaggggaTCGGGGtcccgggaccccccccaccccaggggaTTGGGGCCGGCACTGGGCTGGCAGCTCCCCCCGACAGCGCCCGCCTGGGGCTCCTCTGCCCCGCTcaggggggcacaggggggtcCCGCAGCCCAGGGGTCCCCCAGCTGGGGGGTCCTGCAGCCTGGGGGGgtcctgcagcctggcagtgCCTCAACTGGGGGGTCCCCCAGCCCGGGGGTCCCTCAGCCCAGGAATCCCTCAGCCCGGGGGTCCCACAGCCTGAGGGTCCCGCAGCCCGGGGGTCCCCCATCCCAGGGGGTCCCCCATCCCAGGGGGGTCCCCCAGGGGTTCCACGCCCACCTGGTTGAGGGGGATGTCCTGGCCCACCATGCAGCGCAGGCAGTAGATGAGGGCGGAGAGGGTGATGGCGCGGGGGGCGTTGCAGTTCCCGTACACCTCCGGCCCCGAGCCCGAGAAGTCAAAGACGGCGCTGCCCTGCGGGGACAGGGGCACGAGGGCTGGGCCTGGGGGGacccctgggctgggggctccccccaccccaacgTCACCCCGGGCCCCGCTCACCTCCCGGGGATCCACCTGCACCCGCAGCCGGATGGGCGAGCCGTCGTCCATGCGGTCCTCGGCCTCCACCGCGGTGCCCCAGCGCGCGGCGAAACCCTTCAGCATCTCCCGCACGGCCACCTCGGCGTTGGCCTGGGGACGGCGGGCGTCAcggcgggccgggggggccgggggggccggggggcggcgggtcCCACCTGGATGTGGGCCATGTACGCCTGGACGACCGGGAGGCCGTGGAGCCGGATGAGCTCGGTGACCAGCTGGATGCCCTTCTGGTTGGCGGCCACCTGGGCCCGCAGGTCCGACAGGTTGTCCTGCAGGTTCCGGCTCCCGCTGCAGCCGGGGACGCGGCTCGGCGCCATCAGGGCGGCCGTCACCGCTGCGGGGGACCGGtgagcggcggcggggaggagggctCTGTCCCCACCGCGTCAAACACATCCCCACCGCGTCAAACACATCCCCACCGCGTCCAACACATCCCCACCACGTCCAACGCATCCCCACCGCGTCCAACGCATCCCCACCGCGTCCAACGCATCCCCACCGCGTCATGGCCATCCCCACCGCGTCATGGCCATCCCCACCGCATCATGGCCATCCCCACCATATCATGGCCATCCCCACCATATCATGGCCATCCCCACCATGTCCAATGCATCCCCACCGCGTCATGGCCATCCCCACTGTGTCCAACACATCCCCACCATGTCCAACGCATCCCCACCGTGTCATGGCCATCCCCACCACATCCAACACATCCCCACCGCGTCCAACGCATCCGCACTGCATCCAACACATCCGCACCGCATCATGGCCATCCCCACCATGTCATGGCCATCCCCACCGTGTCCAACACATCCCCACCACGTCCCCACTGTCCCCACCATCCCCACCGCAACCCAGCCATCCCCACCACATCCCTGCCAATCTCCACCGCATCCCCACCGTCCCCATCGTCCCCACCATCCCCATCAGCCCCACTGCGTCCCCGCCAACCCCTGTCCACACCGCATCCCCACCGTCCCTAACACATCCCCGCCGTCCCCGCCGTCGCGGCGCAGACCCACCCTCCTCCTGGAAGACGCCGTCCTTCACCAGCTTGAAGGAGACGAAGACGGCGCCCTCCTCCCGCAGCGCCTTGGAGTGGGGGGGCATGGAGCCGGGGGTGATGCCCCCGATGTCCGCGTGGTGCCCGCGGCTGGCCACGAAGAAGACGGGCTTGGGCATGCCCGGCCAGAAGACCTGGGGAGAGCCCAGCACTCAGCCAGTGttctgggggggggtcctgcagccccagctgccccggGGGAGGTCCCTGGCCCCCCAGCCCAACTCACGGGGGTGATGACGGTGAGGTCGGGCAGGTGGCTGCCCCCCGCGCAGGGGTGGTTGCTCAGGATGACGTCCCCCTCCCGCAGGTCATCGCCGAGGTTGCAGATCTGCAGCGACGCCGGGAAGGGCTGAGcgggtccccgggggggtcccgggggggtcccagggaagGGGGAACCCTCCTACCTGGAACTGGACGGTCTCCTGCATGGCGCCCAGGTGGACGGGGATGTGGGGGGCGTTGGACACCAGCCCCCCGTCCGGCCCGAAGAGCGCGCAGGAGAAGTCCAGCCGCTCCTTGATGTTGGTGGAGATGGCCGTCCGCTGCAGGATGCGGCCCATCTGCTCTGCGGGGGGGACACGGCGGACCCTCAGGAGggggccccggccccgcgccaacccccaccccccaccccgcacagcccccctcctcccggctccccaccagccccggcACGGCCGGCAGTGCCCCCCCACCTGCGATGCTCATGAAGCGGTGGGAGAAGATGGAGAGCTGGACGGCGTCGAGGTGGGGGCCGACGGGGCGCGGGGGCCCCGAGCCAACGGCGATGCAGACGTCGCCGAAGCGGGTGAGGCTGGCGGTGCAGCCCGGCTCCACCACGATGGTGCTGCGGGACGCAGGCGGCGGCACCGGGAGCTGGAGGGGCGTGGGGCTGCCCGGGGCCCCGCCGGCACCCTGGGGTCCTTCTGgctccctggggtcccccctgTCTTTCTGgggtcccccccagctccccggggCTCCATGGACTCCCTGGGGTTCTGCTGATCACCAGGGTCCCACGGGCTTCCCCGGGTCCCCAGCAGCATCTTGGGGTCCCACTGTCATcctggggtcccccccagctccccagggtCCTGTTGGCATCGTGgggtcccccccagctccctggggtccccccagctccccggggTCCCGTTGGCATCGTGgggtcccccccagctccctggggtcccccccagctccccagagtccccccagctccccggggTGCCGTTGGCACGTGgggtcccccccagctccccacagtcccccccagctccctggggtCCCGTTGGTACGTGgggtcccccccagctccccagaatccccccagctccctggggtcccccccagctccccagagtccccccagctccccggggtcccccccagctccccagaatccccccagctccccagggtGCCGTTGGCACGTGgggtcccccccagctccccacagtcccccccagctccccagggtCCCGTTGGCATCGTGgggtcccccccagctccccagagtccccccagctccccacagtcccccccagctccccggggTCCCGTTGGTACGTGgggtcccccccagctccccagaatccccccagctccccggggTCCCGTTGGCACGTGGGgtccccccccgctccccagaatccccccagctccccggggtccccccagctccccggggTCCCACCTGTTCTTGTCGATGATGATGGCGGGGCCGGGCACGGCGTGGTCGCAGgccagctcctccagcaggAACACCGGCGTCTCCAGGTACCCCTCCTCGAAGTAGCACCGCGTCACCTGCGGCACCCAGCCCCACGCCGGGTCACCCCCtgacccccgggaccccccccctcTCCGGGACCCCCGGACCCCCCGCCCTCACCGTCTCCACGCGGGCCGGTTTCCCGCTGGGGGCCAGGGGGGTCTCGCAGCTGATGCCGCTGCTGCCGGTGCCGCGCACCCGCACGTCGTCCACCACCACAGGGCGGTCGGGGATGGTGAAGCCGAACTCCGTCAGGTACCTGCGGCGTGGGAGCGGGCGACAGCTGCGGCGAGGGGGCACCGGGAGACACCCGGCCACCCCCGGCACGGTGCGGCGGTGCCGGGACAGGGATCGTGGTGCCGGGACGGGGATCAtggtgctgggatggggatCGTGGTGCCGGGACAGGGATCGTGGTGCCGGGACAGGGATTGCGGTGCCGGGATGGGGGGACCGTGGTGCCGGGATGGGGATCGTGGTGCCGGGATGGGGATCGTGGTGCCGGGACGGGGATTGCGGTGCCGGGACGGGGGGACCGtggtgctgggatggggatcatggtgctgggatgggggatTGCGGTGCCGGGATGGGGGATTGCGGTGCCGGGATGGGGACCGTGGTGCCAGGATGGGGATCGTGGTGCTGGGACGGGGATTGCGGTGCCGGGATGGGGATCGTGGTGCCGGGATGGGGATCGTGGCGCCGGGACGGGGATCGTGGCGCTGGGACGGGGATCGTGGTGCCGGGACGGGGATTGTGGTGCTGGAATGGGGATCGCGATGCCGGGACGGACCGGCTGGTGAAAGCGGCGTGGAAGTCTCCGGCGCGGCAGGATTGGGGGGTGGGCGGGTGGCCCTTGGCCGAGCACATCAGGGCGCAGTCGGTGCCCTGGTAGCGCAGGTGCAGGAAAGCCTCCGTGCGGATCTGCTCCCTGCGGGCGGCCCCGTCAGCGGCGTCGGCGTCACCGTGTGCgcgtgtcgtcccccccccgccccggccctgGCCCCCCCCGGCGGCTCACCCGGTGAAGCCCTGCGCCTGCAGCGCGTCCCGGCACTCCCGCTCCAGTGCGGCGATGCGCTGGTCCAGCCGGGGGAAGGCGTCGGGCTCGTAGCGGAGGGCGCAGGGGGTCTGCGCCTCGTGTACCACGTCCGCCAGCGCCAGCCCGTAGGCCGACAGGATCCCGCTGTACCTGCGCGACGAccgcccgccccgctgccgCAACCCCCCGACCCCGCGGGCACCCCcgggcccagcacaccccccCTGGGAACaggggcacccccaaacccagcaccccagggcacCCCCAGACCCAGTGCGTCCACCTGGGGGGCTGGGGTACCCCCAAACCCAATGAAACCatctggggggggcagggcaaCCCTAACCCCACACATCCACTTGGGGGGGCTGGGACACCCCTAAACCCAGTGTATCCACCTGGGGACcagggcacccccaaacccagcGCCAaggggcacccccaaacccagggCATCTCCCTGGGGACcggggcacccccaaacccatcAGCTCGGGGAGCTGggacacccccaaacccaacacacccacCTGAGGACcggggcacccccaaacccagccTCGCAGGGGGGACGGACAGGACCGGAGCCCCCCCCAAGCCCACGCCATCTACCCAGGGGCTGGGAACATCCCGACACCGCTGGGGGGGACCCCGGGCACCCCCCAggtgcccccaccccaccccggtGGGaccagccccccagcccccatcTGGCGGCAGCGGGGGGTCCCCACGGAGCCCCCCCATGCACCTACTTGTGGATGAAGACCCTGCTCATGCCCAGGGCGCGGGCGATGGCGCAGGCGTGCtgcccccccgcgcccccgaAGCAGGCCAGCGCGTGGCGGGCGGCGTCGTGGCCCCGCgcctgccggggggggggacgcacggtgtgtgtgggggggggacggCGGCGGCGCCTGCCCGCGGCCACCCCGCCCTGTCCCGGGGCCACCCCAAACCTGCGTCAGGGCGCGGATGGGCCGGCACATGGCCTCGTTGGCCACCCGCACGAAGCCCATGGCCACCTCCTCCACCGAGAGCGGCTGGCGGGCGGCGCCGGTGCCGGCCTGGAAGGCGTCGATGCGGGCGGCCAGGTCCCGGAACGCCCGCGCCGCCGTCTCCCGGCACAGCGGCTGGTCCTCGCCCGGCCCGAAGATGCGGGGGAAGTACTCGGGGAGCAGGCGGCCCAGGCAGAGGTTGGCGTCGGTGACGGTCAGTGGACCCCCTGCGCCGGGACGGGGACGGTGAGCGCGGCGCCGTGGCGCGGCACCCGCCGGCACTGCGGCCACTCACCCTTGCGGTAGCAGGCTGGGCCGGGGTGAGCGCCCGCCGACTCGGGGCCGACCACGAAGAGCCCGGACCTGGAGGGGAGATGCCggtgggagcaggagggtcCCAGCCGTGCCCGCCACGCCGCGGCCGAGCCGCACCCAGAGCCCCCCGGAGCCCCCAGCCGAGTCACCCCCACCCACCTGAAGAAGAGCCGGGAGCCGCCGCCGGCCGCCACGGTGTTGATGTCGAGCTGCGGCGCCTGGATGCTGACGCCGGCGGTGCTGGCCTCGAAGACGTGCTCGTACTCGCCGGCGTAGCGGCTGACGTCCGTCGAGGTGCCTGGGGAGGGCGGCTCAGCCCCGGCCGgacccccggcccggccccccccgccccggccccgctcacctCCCATGTCGAAGCCGATGACAGGCTGCCCGTCCTCGCGGCGATACGTGGTGACGGCGTAGCCCACCACACCGCCGGCCGGGCCCGAGAGGATGGCGCGGGCCCCGCTGAAGTGCTGCATGGGGGTCAGCCCCCCGTCCGAGCGCATGAACAGCACCGGCACCTCCTGCGGGTGGGGGGCCGCTGCGACAGGCGCCCAACCGGGGATCCCGGTGGGACGGGTGCCCATGGTGGGGGGGGCCCGGCGGGACGGGCGctgctgggggggtctgggtggGACGGGTGCCCacggggggggtcccggtggGATGGGTGCCGGTGAGTGGGTCCTGGCGGGATGGGCGCTGCTGGGGGGTCCCGGTGAGATGGGTGCCCACggaggggggggtcccggcgggATGGGCGCTCATGGGTGCGGGGGGTCCCAGTGGGACGGGTGGCCATGGGTGCGGGGGGTCCCGGCAGCCCCACTCACCCGCAGCTGGTGGGCGAAGCCGGCGCGGAAGCTCTCCAGGTAGCGGTGGATGCAGGGGGTGAGGTAGGCGTCGGCGCAGGCCGTGTAGCCGCGCGGCACCGCCCGCACCATGGCCGCCACCGCGGAGGAGAGGGAGACGTGCCGGAAGCCCAGCTCCCGCGCCAGCGCCCCGACCTGCTCCTCGTGGCCGGGCCAGCTGCCGGGGACAGCGGGGCCGGCGTCGGGGCGGGGGTCCAGCGGccgtgccccccctccccccggccccgttcccccagcccccccgggaCTCACGCGTAGGAGTGGAGCAGCAGCACGGCCAGGCTGCGGATGCCGCGGGCCAGCACCCCCTCCAGCTCCCGCCGCAGCGCCGACAGCTCCAGCGGCCGCTGCACCAGCAGGGACGCCCCCGTGGAGCCTGGGGACAGCCGGGGGGTCAccggggaggtgggggtggggggggtgtgtgtgcccCCACCACCCTACGGCGGCGGTCCCCACCTTCGAGCAGCGGGAGGGTCTCCTTGCCCGGGAGGCGGCAGCCGGGCTGGTGCGGGATCAGCCGCTCGTCCACCTCGATCACCTCCTCGTACAGCACCTCGGGCACCGCCACCTCCTgcgcgggggggggacagggacgcGCTGGCCTCGCCGCACTGCCGGAGCTGCCACTGGCTCCCGGCCGGCCGGGGCGGCACGCGGGCGCTGGCACGGGGCCGGGGCTGGCAAGGGGCCGTGGCGGGGGCCCAGCGGCGCTCACGGGATGTGGCACCGGGATCCGGGGACTTCCTGCCGCCGCCAAGGACGTTCGCGCCGGGCAGAGGACGCGCCGGGCCCCACTGAGCCGGGACGGCGCGGGTTGCACGGGGACACGTCGCCCCGAGCCCGGACGGCGTGGGGTCATGCGGGGACACGTCACCCCGAGCCGGGATAGTGCCGGTCACGGGGACGCGCCGGCCCGGTTCCAGGCGGTGTGGGTCACGGGGGGTGGGCTGCCCCGCGCCCAGAGAGCGCGGGACACGGGGACGCGCCACCCCGAGCCCGGACGGTGTGGGTCGGGGGGCCGTGCCGGCGCGGGTGCCGCGGGGGTGCCGCCACGCCGGCGGTGCCGGGCCTCACCAGGTCAAAGATGCGTGGACGGGCCTGGCTGCCGATGTGGAGGAGGTCGCGGAAGCCGCGGGTGACCAGCAGGGCCAGGCGCTCGCCCCGGCGCTCCAGCAGCGCGTTGGTGGCCACCGTGGTGCCCATGCGGATCCACTCGATGCCGGAGGCGTCCAGGGGCCGATCCCGCGGCACCGCCACCCCGCGCTCCTGCCGGCACCACGGGCCTCAGCCCCACcacggccccgccgcggccccttGGCCCCGCCATGGACGctcagccccccagccccacggccccccctCGGCCCCCCAGcccatcctccccccccccccagggcagaCGGGGGGTCCGGACCGGAccgggctgccccagccccccccagccctgggaggggacaccggggggggggggggggctggggcacagGGATCTTGGGGGGGTCCAGAGGGGatccggggggggggtccgAGGGGGTCTCAGGGTCCTGGGGGTGCCAtggggagggtgctggggggtcgCAGGAGGAGACCCCGGGGGGAGGTCTTGGGGGAAGGGCTCTGGGGAGGTcctggggggggcgggagggtgctgggggtcccGGTGGGTCCCGAGGAGGGTCCTGGGGAGGGTCCCGGGGAGGGTCCCGGGTGAAAGTCCCTGGGAGAGtctggggggggcagagggtcccggggggtgttgggggggtctggggaggGTCCTGGAGGGGGCACCCAAGGGAGGGTCCCGGCAGGGTCACGGGGGGGCCCGGGAGGGTTCCAGCAGGGtccggaggggggggggtcccggggtgtCCCGgaggggtcccgggggggtcccggggaaGGGTCCCGGCAGGGTCCggagggggtcccggggggtcCCAGGGTGTCCCGGCGGCCGCACCTCCTGCAGGACGCGGCGGATGCCCTCGGTGGGGGCGTCTCGGTAGCCCGGGTCCTCGGAGAGCAGCTTGAGGACGCGGACGCGGCCGCCGGGGCAGCGGGCGAAGACGTCGGTGAAGGTGCCGCCGCGGTCGATGGCGAACTGGAACCCGCCGGGGCCCgacgccgccgccgccatggcgggacgggaccgggaccgggaccgggcgGCTCGGGACGGGATCGGACGGCTCGGGACGACTCGGTACGGTACCGTACGGCTCGGTACGGCTCGGTACAGCCCGATGCGGTACCGTACGGCTCGGTACGGCTCGGTACAGCCCGGTACGGTACCGTACAGCCCGGTGCGGCTCGGCACAGCCCGGTGCGGTGCGGTACGGTACGGTACAGCCCGGTacccgccgctcccgccgccgccgctcccgcccgggCAGCGCCGAGCACCGGCCCGCGGGGGCGTGGCCTGGGAGGGGGCGTCGTGGGGGCGTGGCCTGGGAGGGGGCGTCGTCTCCGTGGGCGTGGCCTCCAGCAGGGGGCGTGGCCTCCGGCAGACCGACGGCCCGCGCGGGGCATGCCGGGAGTTGTAgttctttccctccccccccccccccgcgcggTGCATGCCGGGAGCCGCAGTCCGCCGCGGGGCAGGCCGGGAAACATGGCGGCGCCCGAGCTGCTGTCGGACGAGGGGTACCGGGCGGACGGGCGCCGGCCCGCCGAGCTCCGCAAGGTCCGTGCCCGCATGGGCGTCTTCGCGCAGGCCGACGGCTCGGCCTACATTGAGCAGGGCAACACCAAGGCGCTGGCCGTGGTCTACGGCCCCCACGAGGTGAGCGGCACCGGACACTGGGCCTGGCCCCTCCGCTCCCCCCGGGCCCCTCCGCTCCCCCCGGGTCCCTCTGTTTCCCCCCCGTTCTCCCCCCGGGCCCTTCCGTTCCCCCTCGATCCCTCCGCTCTCGCCCTGCCCCGGCTCCctccgttcccccccccccacacccccgaGCCCCTCCATTCCCCGCCCGGTCCCGGTCCCACCGGGGTGGCAGCAGCTGTCCAGGCCCCCCCGGCCATCGGTGTGCCGGGGATccgagcccccccagcccgggtctgtacccccccccccggtgtaCCGGGGATccgagcccccccagcccgggtCTGTACCCCCCCCCGGTGTGCCGGGGATccgagcccccccagcccgggtCTGTACCCCCCCCCGGTGTACCGGGGATccgagcccccccagcccgggtCTGTACCCCCCCCCGGTGTACCGGGGATccgagcccccccagcccgggtCTGTACCCCCCCCCGGTGTGCCGGGGATccgagcccccccagcccgggtCTGTACCCCCCCCCGGTGTACCGGGGATccgagcccccccagcccgggtCTGTACCCCCCCCCGGTGTGCCGGGGATCcgagccccccccagcccgggtcTGTACCCCCCCCCCGGTGTACCGGGGATCcgagccccccccagcccgggtcTGTACCCCCCCCCGGTGTGCCGGGGATccgagcccccccagcccgggtCTGTACCCCCCCCGGTGTGCCGGGGATccgagcccccccccagcccgggtcCCCCCGTCGGCTCCCGTCCCGGCAGATGCGCGGCTCCCGCAGCAAGGCGCTGCCCGACCGGGCGCTGGTGAACTGCCAGTACAGCATGGCCACCTTCAGCACCGGCGAGCGCCGGCGGCGGCCCCACGGCGACCGGCAAGCGGGCGAGCTGGCCCTGCACCTCAAGCAGACCTTCGAGGCCGCCATCCTCACCCGCCTCTACCCCCGCTCCCAGATCGACATCTACGTCCAGGTGACGGGGACGCGGGGGGACGGGAccctcggggtggggggggggggttcccgGGGGTGGTCTGACCGAACCCGCCGCTCCCCCAGATCCTGCAAGCCGACGGCGGCAACTACTGCGCCTGCGTGAACGCGGCCACGCTGGCGGTGATGGACGCCGGCATCCCCATGCGGGACTACGTCTGCGCCTGCTCGGCCGGCCTGGCCGAGGACACCCCCCTGGCCGACCTCAGCTCCCccgaggaggcggcgggggggccgCGGCTGGTGCTGGCGCTGCTGCCGGCGTCGGGACAGATCgccctgctgcagctcagcgCCCGCCTGCACCAGGAGCGGCTGGAGGCGGCGTTGGAGGCGGCCGGGCAGGCGTGCCGCGCTCTCCACGCCGTGCTGGACCGCGTGGTGCGGGACCGGCTGCGGGAGGTCACCGCGCTGCTGGGCGACTGAGCGGCACCGGCGCGAGACCCCCGTCAATAAAGGTGTGCCCCGTGAAGTGTGCCGTGCCGCGTGCCCTGCCGTGCCGCGTGCCCCACCGTGCCCCATGCCGTGTGCCCCGTGCCGCGCCACCTTCCCTCGGAGCGCGGTGGGTCCCATCCCCCTCACCCCGTGGTGCCGCCGGGGCCAGACCCCCAGCGCTGTGGTGCCCCATGGTGTGGTGTGGCACGGGAGGTGTTAGGGGGCCGCAGCACAGCCCCCTCCTTGCACACTCCTTGCACACGCAGCTCCGCTTCCCTTGTACACAGCTTCGCTTCCCTTGCATCCTCGTGTGGCCCTCTTGTACGCCCCCCCATCACACACCCAAACCTACTCCCACTGCAGAGCCCCTTTGCACACCCACTCCCATTGCAGGGCCCCTTGCACACTCACCCTGCCTTGCACACCCATACTGCCCCCCCATCACACAGACCCTTGCACGTGCACCCTCCATGCACATGCACCCCCAGCCTGACAGAATGGCCCCGGCACTGCCACACCCTGCCTTGCACCCCCACACACGCCCTCAGCCCCACAGCATGGCCCCTTGCACAC comes from Grus americana isolate bGruAme1 chromosome 2, bGruAme1.mat, whole genome shotgun sequence and encodes:
- the EXOSC4 gene encoding exosome complex component RRP41, giving the protein MPGVVVLSLPPPPRAVHAGSRSPPRGRPGNMAAPELLSDEGYRADGRRPAELRKVRARMGVFAQADGSAYIEQGNTKALAVVYGPHEMRGSRSKALPDRALVNCQYSMATFSTGERRRRPHGDRQAGELALHLKQTFEAAILTRLYPRSQIDIYVQILQADGGNYCACVNAATLAVMDAGIPMRDYVCACSAGLAEDTPLADLSSPEEAAGGPRLVLALLPASGQIALLQLSARLHQERLEAALEAAGQACRALHAVLDRVVRDRLREVTALLGD
- the OPLAH gene encoding 5-oxoprolinase; the encoded protein is MPRATPTETTPPPRPRPHDAPSQATPPRAGARRCPGGSGGGGSGGYRAVPYRTAPHRAVPSRTGLYGTVPGCTEPYRAVRYRIGLYRAVPSRTVPYRVVPSRPIPSRAARSRSRSRPAMAAAASGPGGFQFAIDRGGTFTDVFARCPGGRVRVLKLLSEDPGYRDAPTEGIRRVLQEERGVAVPRDRPLDASGIEWIRMGTTVATNALLERRGERLALLVTRGFRDLLHIGSQARPRIFDLEVAVPEVLYEEVIEVDERLIPHQPGCRLPGKETLPLLEGSTGASLLVQRPLELSALRRELEGVLARGIRSLAVLLLHSYAWPGHEEQVGALARELGFRHVSLSSAVAAMVRAVPRGYTACADAYLTPCIHRYLESFRAGFAHQLREVPVLFMRSDGGLTPMQHFSGARAILSGPAGGVVGYAVTTYRREDGQPVIGFDMGGTSTDVSRYAGEYEHVFEASTAGVSIQAPQLDINTVAAGGGSRLFFRSGLFVVGPESAGAHPGPACYRKGGPLTVTDANLCLGRLLPEYFPRIFGPGEDQPLCRETAARAFRDLAARIDAFQAGTGAARQPLSVEEVAMGFVRVANEAMCRPIRALTQARGHDAARHALACFGGAGGQHACAIARALGMSRVFIHKYSGILSAYGLALADVVHEAQTPCALRYEPDAFPRLDQRIAALERECRDALQAQGFTGEQIRTEAFLHLRYQGTDCALMCSAKGHPPTPQSCRAGDFHAAFTSRYLTEFGFTIPDRPVVVDDVRVRGTGSSGISCETPLAPSGKPARVETVTRCYFEEGYLETPVFLLEELACDHAVPGPAIIIDKNSTIVVEPGCTASLTRFGDVCIAVGSGPPRPVGPHLDAVQLSIFSHRFMSIAEQMGRILQRTAISTNIKERLDFSCALFGPDGGLVSNAPHIPVHLGAMQETVQFQICNLGDDLREGDVILSNHPCAGGSHLPDLTVITPVFWPGMPKPVFFVASRGHHADIGGITPGSMPPHSKALREEGAVFVSFKLVKDGVFQEEAVTAALMAPSRVPGCSGSRNLQDNLSDLRAQVAANQKGIQLVTELIRLHGLPVVQAYMAHIQANAEVAVREMLKGFAARWGTAVEAEDRMDDGSPIRLRVQVDPREGSAVFDFSGSGPEVYGNCNAPRAITLSALIYCLRCMVGQDIPLNQGCLAPVRVLIPKGSILDPSPEAAVVGGNVLTSQRVVDVIFRAFGVCAASQGCMNNVTFGNERVGYYETVAGGAGAGPRWHGRSGVHTHMTNTRITDPEILEQRYPVVLQRFELRRGSGGAGRCRGGDGVIRELLFREDVVLSVLSERRAVRPYGLRGGGPGAPGLNLLLRRDGRTINLGAKTSVPVEPGDVFRLQTPGGGGFGSPDDGGDPEDTAEPPAPRSFAERGSVFEYRRAQETV